From a region of the Halorussus caseinilyticus genome:
- a CDS encoding TSUP family transporter: MGVGPIPILAITHKRVALQQFDRTQMRAAIGVVLVLAVVVVGATRQSDVVTDWIEEKGYSPGKIVGATAGLFAGTFGGAVAVPGPPMIVYGVFMAAGGFWSDEKMKAVFTAFFGSLMLYRLGSLTYTGAVETPLLIEAAVAIPMVFLGAWVGVWIFDHVSERLFGWLVLALLTVNAFILLSTTIPEL, translated from the coding sequence TTGGGTGTAGGTCCTATTCCGATTTTGGCGATAACACACAAAAGAGTCGCCCTCCAGCAGTTCGACAGGACTCAGATGCGCGCCGCTATCGGCGTCGTACTGGTACTCGCAGTTGTCGTCGTTGGTGCGACACGACAGAGTGACGTCGTTACCGACTGGATTGAAGAGAAGGGCTACAGCCCGGGGAAGATCGTTGGGGCGACCGCGGGTCTGTTCGCGGGTACCTTCGGTGGGGCAGTCGCAGTGCCGGGACCGCCGATGATCGTCTACGGCGTGTTCATGGCCGCGGGCGGCTTTTGGAGCGACGAGAAGATGAAGGCGGTGTTCACTGCCTTCTTCGGGTCTCTCATGCTCTATCGGTTGGGAAGTCTGACGTACACCGGCGCGGTCGAGACGCCACTACTAATCGAGGCGGCGGTCGCGATTCCGATGGTATTCCTCGGCGCTTGGGTCGGCGTCTGGATCTTCGATCACGTCTCCGAACGTCTATTCGGTTGGCTCGTACTTGCGCTCCTCACAGTAAACGCATTTATCCTGCTCTCCACCACGATTCCGGAGCTATAG
- a CDS encoding copper-translocating P-type ATPase, with amino-acid sequence MDDHSGESSNGNRSDRHSDVDDREEPRVEQSILGDEAEDADEAEREVDEQYDSSGTHGDHGEQANSHDGHDEGGMHEGHEQMFRRRFFVSTLLSIPVLLYSETLQEWLGFSVPAFPGSEWINPVFAIIVFAYGGVPFLRMAVPELEDRTPGMMTLISMAITVAFVYSLASVVFPTASTFFWELVTLIDIMLLGHWIEMRSVRRASSALDELAKLLPDTAERITDDGGTEEVPVNELGEGDLVLVRPGTSVPADGVVKEGDSDVNESMITGESKPVSKDPGDEVIGGTINGDGSLRVRIAATGDETTLAGIMRLVEEAQESESRTQQLADRAAGWLFYIALAAAIVTGIAWTIAVSFNATVIERVVTVLVIACPHALGLAIPLVVAINTSLAAQNGMLIRDRIAMEQARELDTIIFDKTGTLTKGEQGIVDVETVEDIDEDEALALAAAVEGDSEHMIAQAVREAANERNLDAPTATGFEALKGRGVRSTVDGATIHVGGPNLLSHLDTDVPSELTAFAERAGENAQTVVYLLRDETPVAAFALADVVREESYQVVDALHELGIEVAMLTGDSKDVAHAVADDLGIDTVFAEVLPEDKDKKVTELQEQGKLVAMVGDGVNDAPALTRADIGIAIGSGTDVAVQSADIILVQNNPLDVVRLVKLSKASYRKMKENLAWAAGYNVFALPLAAGVLAPIGILLSPAVGALLMSLSTVIVATNAQFLRRVDLSLPSLPGVPAQQEAQPAD; translated from the coding sequence ATGGACGACCACAGCGGCGAATCCAGCAATGGAAACCGGTCTGACCGGCATTCGGATGTTGACGACCGAGAGGAACCGCGAGTAGAACAATCAATACTCGGGGATGAAGCTGAAGACGCCGACGAGGCTGAACGAGAGGTCGACGAGCAATACGATTCTAGTGGGACGCACGGCGACCACGGAGAGCAGGCAAATAGCCATGACGGCCACGACGAGGGCGGCATGCACGAGGGACACGAACAGATGTTCCGGCGGCGCTTCTTCGTCTCGACGCTCCTCTCGATTCCAGTCCTGCTCTACAGCGAGACGCTTCAAGAGTGGCTCGGGTTCTCGGTCCCGGCGTTCCCCGGCAGTGAGTGGATTAATCCCGTTTTTGCGATAATCGTCTTCGCGTACGGTGGCGTGCCGTTCCTTCGGATGGCGGTTCCAGAACTCGAGGACCGCACGCCGGGCATGATGACACTCATTTCGATGGCCATCACCGTCGCGTTCGTCTACAGCCTCGCGAGCGTCGTCTTCCCGACCGCGTCGACGTTCTTCTGGGAGCTCGTGACGCTGATCGACATCATGCTGCTGGGCCACTGGATCGAGATGCGCTCGGTCCGCAGGGCCTCTAGCGCCCTCGACGAACTGGCCAAGCTCCTCCCTGACACCGCCGAGCGCATCACCGACGACGGCGGGACTGAGGAGGTTCCGGTGAATGAACTTGGGGAAGGCGACCTTGTACTCGTCCGTCCGGGGACTAGCGTACCTGCTGACGGCGTCGTTAAGGAGGGCGACTCGGACGTGAACGAGTCGATGATTACTGGCGAGTCGAAGCCGGTGTCGAAAGACCCTGGCGACGAGGTCATCGGTGGGACTATCAACGGTGATGGGAGCCTCCGGGTACGAATTGCTGCGACGGGCGACGAGACGACGCTCGCGGGTATCATGCGTCTCGTCGAGGAGGCCCAAGAGAGCGAGTCTCGGACACAACAACTTGCCGACCGCGCGGCGGGATGGCTGTTCTACATCGCATTGGCGGCGGCTATCGTGACCGGCATCGCGTGGACGATCGCCGTCTCGTTCAACGCGACGGTCATCGAGCGAGTCGTGACGGTACTCGTAATCGCCTGTCCGCACGCACTCGGACTTGCTATTCCGCTCGTCGTCGCCATCAACACGTCGCTGGCCGCACAGAACGGCATGCTGATTCGGGATCGGATTGCAATGGAACAGGCTCGGGAACTGGATACGATTATCTTCGACAAGACAGGGACGCTCACGAAGGGCGAACAGGGTATCGTCGACGTGGAGACTGTCGAAGACATCGACGAGGACGAGGCGCTGGCGCTCGCCGCCGCCGTTGAGGGTGATTCGGAACACATGATTGCGCAGGCAGTACGCGAAGCCGCGAACGAGCGGAACCTAGATGCACCCACCGCTACTGGTTTCGAGGCGCTCAAGGGCCGCGGAGTTCGTTCGACCGTCGACGGTGCCACGATTCACGTCGGGGGTCCAAACCTCCTGTCACATCTCGACACAGACGTTCCCTCAGAGCTGACGGCGTTCGCGGAACGGGCCGGAGAGAACGCCCAAACGGTCGTCTATCTCTTACGCGATGAGACGCCCGTTGCCGCATTCGCGCTTGCAGATGTCGTTCGTGAGGAGAGTTACCAGGTCGTTGACGCGCTCCACGAACTCGGCATCGAGGTGGCGATGTTAACTGGCGATTCCAAGGATGTCGCCCATGCCGTCGCCGACGACCTTGGTATCGACACGGTGTTTGCCGAGGTGTTGCCTGAGGACAAGGACAAGAAAGTAACCGAACTCCAAGAACAGGGCAAACTCGTGGCGATGGTGGGGGACGGAGTCAATGACGCGCCAGCACTCACGCGGGCTGACATCGGTATCGCCATCGGGTCTGGGACGGACGTCGCCGTCCAGTCGGCGGACATTATCCTCGTCCAGAATAACCCGCTGGATGTCGTTCGTCTTGTGAAGCTGAGCAAGGCGAGTTACCGAAAGATGAAGGAGAATCTCGCGTGGGCTGCAGGCTACAACGTGTTCGCACTCCCGCTTGCGGCAGGGGTTCTCGCTCCCATCGGTATCCTGCTCTCGCCCGCGGTCGGCGCACTCTTGATGTCGCTGTCGACAGTAATCGTCGCAACTAACGCCCAGTTCCTCCGCCGGGTTGACCTCAGCCTCCCCAGTCTACCGGGCGTGCCAGCACAGCAGGAGGCCCAACCAGCAGACTGA
- a CDS encoding cupin domain-containing protein, translating to MNYILGIRHGGESFNGMSENKKSPRRRDILRASAGASLLGITGLTASNATAQEETTTETSTEDEHDGFEVRILGEPAPFVDDVAARFELTFADAETAQEETRTETPTDDDGTIVIDMEDASNVIVAEATWTEGAKSGWHQHPGMSIVHMVEGEIEYTRADDCVSRTYAAGDAWIDPGAVHTADSETGARAYVMFLGIPEGEPATEPIAPEDVDC from the coding sequence ATGAACTATATACTCGGTATAAGACACGGCGGAGAGTCGTTCAACGGGATGTCTGAAAACAAGAAATCACCGCGACGGCGTGACATTCTCCGAGCAAGCGCGGGAGCAAGCCTGCTGGGTATCACTGGGCTAACTGCCAGCAATGCCACCGCACAGGAAGAGACGACCACAGAGACCTCAACCGAAGACGAGCACGATGGCTTCGAAGTCAGGATACTCGGAGAACCTGCACCCTTCGTTGACGATGTGGCCGCAAGGTTCGAACTCACCTTCGCCGACGCCGAAACTGCACAGGAGGAGACGCGAACAGAGACCCCGACCGATGACGATGGGACCATCGTCATCGACATGGAGGACGCATCTAATGTCATCGTTGCCGAGGCGACCTGGACTGAGGGCGCGAAGTCCGGCTGGCACCAACACCCCGGGATGTCCATCGTCCACATGGTCGAGGGCGAAATCGAGTACACGCGAGCAGATGACTGCGTCAGCCGGACCTACGCGGCGGGCGATGCGTGGATCGATCCCGGCGCCGTCCACACGGCGGATAGCGAGACTGGCGCACGAGCCTACGTGATGTTCCTCGGTATTCCCGAGGGGGAACCAGCGACGGAGCCGATAGCCCCCGAAGACGTGGACTGCTGA
- a CDS encoding Cdc6/Cdc18 family protein: MADSLNQRTLGEYAAEHGAVAHSRTEQRDDPLSVLNEEDPIFADENLLRIDHVPNQNKIVGRNRQIETVARRLKSTIDGGSGKGTLLLGKSGSGKTLVTRYVSREVEQRARENDVRVGRAIVDCGQRRSETQTVINLAKSLNQPDETNVSVPASGIATGAYYDRLWDIINQLYDAVIVVLDEIDRLAPGDELKSGMPPEEADDSKLLMQLSRAGEEDDIDAGMTVLGISNDLKYGDRLDTRVESSFSPDEIVFPAYDANQLGEILERRRDAFKDGVLSDDVIPLCSAFSAQEHGDARRALDLFRLSGEIARDEDASEVREEHVRSANDDAEVTRIRDLIRGCPTQAKIAIAALAAMDEFTDHSYFKATEMYRVYRAFAQAIDVDALGQKRITDQLREYETLKIIDIDRTSDGYREGTYLKLSLLDDSNLILQSVGLDSRLANIPIGSTMQREIVKLVES, from the coding sequence ATGGCCGACAGTCTCAACCAACGAACACTCGGCGAATACGCCGCCGAACACGGGGCCGTCGCCCACTCCAGAACCGAACAACGCGACGACCCTCTCTCCGTTCTCAACGAAGAAGACCCTATCTTCGCTGACGAAAACCTCCTCCGCATCGACCACGTCCCCAACCAAAACAAAATCGTCGGCCGAAACCGCCAAATCGAAACCGTCGCCCGCCGCCTCAAATCAACGATCGACGGCGGCTCCGGCAAAGGAACACTTCTCCTCGGCAAATCTGGCTCCGGAAAAACACTCGTCACCCGCTACGTCAGCCGCGAAGTCGAACAACGCGCCCGAGAAAACGACGTGCGGGTCGGCCGCGCAATCGTCGACTGTGGACAACGACGCTCCGAAACCCAGACCGTCATCAACCTCGCAAAATCCCTCAACCAGCCGGACGAAACCAACGTCAGCGTTCCCGCCTCCGGAATCGCCACTGGCGCGTACTACGACCGACTCTGGGACATCATCAACCAACTCTACGACGCCGTTATCGTCGTCTTGGACGAAATCGACCGACTCGCACCGGGCGACGAACTCAAATCCGGCATGCCGCCCGAAGAAGCAGACGACAGTAAACTCCTCATGCAACTTTCGCGCGCGGGCGAAGAAGACGACATCGACGCCGGAATGACCGTCCTCGGCATCAGCAACGACCTGAAATACGGCGACCGACTCGATACCCGCGTCGAAAGCTCGTTCTCCCCCGACGAAATCGTCTTTCCAGCCTACGACGCCAACCAACTCGGCGAAATCCTCGAACGCCGCCGCGACGCTTTCAAAGACGGCGTCCTCTCCGACGACGTAATCCCACTCTGCTCTGCGTTCTCCGCACAAGAACACGGAGACGCACGCCGAGCGCTCGACTTATTCCGGCTCTCGGGCGAAATCGCTCGTGATGAAGACGCCAGCGAAGTCCGCGAGGAACACGTCCGGTCGGCCAACGACGACGCTGAAGTCACTCGCATCCGCGACCTCATCCGTGGCTGTCCAACACAAGCGAAAATCGCTATCGCGGCGCTCGCCGCGATGGACGAGTTCACCGACCACTCGTACTTCAAAGCGACCGAGATGTACCGCGTCTACCGTGCGTTCGCACAAGCCATCGACGTTGACGCACTCGGCCAGAAACGAATCACCGACCAACTCCGAGAGTACGAAACCCTGAAAATCATCGACATCGACCGGACGAGCGACGGCTACCGCGAAGGCACATACCTCAAACTCTCCCTCCTCGACGACTCAAACCTCATCCTCCAATCCGTCGGCCTCGACAGCCGCCTCGCAAACATCCCAATCGGCAGTACGATGCAACGAGAAATCGTGAAACTCGTCGAATCCTAA
- a CDS encoding IS6 family transposase: MLLSDLLRETLDTATLECWQRERTATPVKAFAVRLHAAGCSLRETAAILGLLGVERTHGAVWGWVHRLGDSVGDPPSATPTRVAVDETAVRINGEWSWVYATIGLETKVLLDVVLFGRRGTNPAAAFLHGLTQKHDCSQAVFLVDGAGYLTALSRLGLSGHLEYVDRNHIEKWFHTLKMRIDRFHSSWVGSRLSVRQWLVSFVHYYNFQRPHQALDEHTPVEEVN, encoded by the coding sequence ATGCTACTCTCAGACCTGCTCAGAGAGACGTTAGACACCGCGACTCTTGAATGTTGGCAGCGCGAGCGGACGGCGACTCCCGTCAAGGCGTTCGCCGTCCGGCTCCACGCTGCCGGATGTTCGCTTAGAGAAACAGCAGCGATTCTCGGATTATTAGGCGTTGAACGGACGCATGGAGCGGTTTGGGGTTGGGTGCATCGGCTGGGTGACAGCGTCGGCGACCCGCCGTCGGCGACGCCGACGCGGGTCGCAGTTGATGAGACCGCTGTCCGGATTAACGGCGAGTGGTCTTGGGTGTACGCTACAATCGGCCTCGAAACAAAGGTGCTGCTCGATGTTGTCCTGTTTGGACGACGAGGCACCAATCCGGCAGCTGCGTTCCTCCACGGTCTCACCCAGAAACACGATTGCTCACAGGCGGTGTTTCTGGTCGATGGCGCAGGCTATCTGACTGCCCTCTCTCGATTAGGATTGAGCGGTCACCTTGAATATGTTGACCGAAACCACATCGAAAAGTGGTTTCACACCCTCAAAATGAGAATTGACCGCTTCCATTCGTCGTGGGTGGGCAGTCGGCTGAGCGTCCGCCAGTGGCTTGTGTCGTTCGTCCATTACTATAACTTCCAGCGACCCCACCAAGCACTCGATGAACACACACCGGTTGAGGAGGTAAACTAG